CGGGCCGGACCACGGCGCTGGTGGGCGCGACCGGCGCGGGCAAGTCCACGCTGGCGAAGCTGCTGGCCCGCTTCTACGACCCGACCGAGGGGCGGGTGCTGCTCGACGGCACCGATCTGCGCGCCCTGAGCTGGGCCGAGCTGCGGCGCGGGGTGGTGATGGTGACGCAGGAGGCGTTCCTGTTCTCGGGCACCGTCGCGGACAACATAGCGATCGGCAAGCCGGACGCCACGCGGGACGAGATCGAACGGGCGGCGAAGGCGATCGGAGCCCACGACTTCATCGCCTCGCTGCCCGAGGGGTACGACACGGACGTGCGCAAGCGCGGCGGCCGGATCTCGGCCGGGCAGCGGCAGCTGGTGGCGTTCGCGCGGGTGCTGCTGGCCGACCCGGCGGTGGTGATCCTGGACGAGGCCACCTCGTCGCTGGACATCCCGGGCGAGAAGGCGGTGCAGGACGCCATGGAGACGGTGCTGCGCGGACGCACCGCCGTGGTGATCGCGCACCGGCTGTCCACGGTGGAGATCGCCGACCGGGTGCTGGTGATGGAGTCCGGCCGGATCGTGGAGGACGGCCCGCCCGCCGACCTGATCGCGGGCACCGGCCGCTTCGCGGACCTCCACCGGGCCTGGCGCGAAAGCCTGGCCTAGACACGGCGCCGCCCCGCCCTCCGGTCCGGCCGGGGGCGGGGCGGGGCGGGGGCGGGGCGCGGTCGTGGCTAGCGGAAGAGGACGCCCGACGACTCCAGCGCGGCCTCTTCTCCCGGGAGGGTGACCAGGCCCAGCTCCGCGCGGTGGGCCAGGAGCGGGTGGGAGGGCAGGGCGCGGACCGTGTAGCCGAAGGGGCCGGGGCGGTCGAGGGTGAGCTCCCCCTCGAACGTCCAGCGACCCGCCAGGTCGGGGCCGTTCTGCGGCTTCAGCGGCACGTACGACGGGTCGGCCAGCGTGTCGTCGCCGTCGACGCGGCCGATCACGGCCTGCACCTCCACCGACGACGGGTCGAGGTCGCCGAGCGCGACCCGCACCCGCAGGGAGACCGAGCCGCCCAGCGTCGGCGGCTCGTTGCCGGTCTCCACGTGCTCCACCGCGAGCCGGGGCCAGGCGTGCCGCACCCGTGCCGCGAAGTCGGCCAGCTCCTGGGCCGCCTCCGGCGTCATGGCGCGGTGCGCGAGCGCGGCCGGGGCGTACAGCTCGGTGATGTACTCCCGGAGCATCCGGTCGGCCAGCACCCGGGGGCCGAGCCGGTCAAGGGTGGCGCGGACCATCTCCAGCCACCGTGTCGGCAGCCCGCTCCCGGTCAGGCCCCGGTCGTAGAAGCGAGGGGCGACCTGCTCGTCGAGCAGCGTGTACAGCGCGGCGGCCTCGATGGCGTCGCGGCGGTCGGGCTCGGCGGCGGCGAGCCCGTCGGCGGTGGGGATCTCCCAGCCGAAGTCCGGGTCGAACCACTCGTCCCACCAGCCGTCCCGCACCGAGAGGTTGAGGCAGCCGTTGAGCGCGGCCTTCATCCCCGAGGTGCCGCACGCCTCCAGCGGGCGCAGCGGGTTGTTCAGCCACACGTCGCAGCCCGCGTACAGCGAGCGGGCCATCGCCATGCCGTAGTCGGGCAGGAAGACGAGGCGGTGCCGGATCGCCGGGTCGTCGGCGAACCGCACCAGCTCCTGGATGAGCCGCTTGCCGCCGTCGTCCGCCGGGTGCGCCTTGCCGGCCACCACGATCTGCACCGGCCGCTCGGGGTGGAGCAGCAGGGACTTCAGCCGCTTGCGGTCGCGGAGCATGAGGGTGAGCCGCTTGTAGGAGGGGACGCGGCGGGCGAAGCCGACGGTGAGGACGTCCGGGTCGAGCACGTCGTCCACCCAGCCCAGCTCTGCCTGGCCCGCGCCGCGCTGCCGCCACGAGGCGCGCAGCCGGGCGCGGACCTCGTGCACGAGCTGTTCGCGCAGGGTGCGGCGCAGCTCCCACAGCTCGGCGTCGCTCAGCGTGCCCTCGCGGGCCCGCCGCATCGCGTCGGCGGTCCAGGTGGGCGCGTGGACGCCGTTGGTGACGGAGCCGATCGGCGCCTCGGACGGGTCGAAGCCGGGCCACAGGCCGGCGAACATGCCACGGCTGACGTTGCCGTGCAGGTGGGAGACGCCGTTGGCCCGCTGGGCGGTGCGCAGACCGAGGACCGCCATGTTGAACTGCGGCGGCTGTCCCTCGGCCGCCGCCTCCCGGCCCAGGCCCAGCAGCGCCTGGAGGTCGAGGCGGCTCAGCTCGCCGCCCTCGCCGAAGTGGCGGGCGACCAGGTCCTCGGGGAAGCGGTCGATGCCGGCCGGGACGGGCGTGTGGGTGGTGAACACGGTGCCGGCCCGCACGGCCCACAGGGCGGCGTCGAAGCCGGTGCCCGTCTCGCCCAGCTCACGGATGCGCTCGGGACCGAGGAAGCCGGCGTGGCCCTCGTTCATGTGGCAGACCTCGGGCGGGGCGTGCCCGGTGATCCGGCAGAACGAGCGGACCGCCCGCATGCCGCCGATGCCGAGCAGCATTTCCTGGAGCAGCCGGTGCTCGCTGCCGCCGCCGTAGAGCCGGTCGGTGACGTCCCGCTCGGCGGGCCCGTTCTCCGCGACGGCCGAGTCGAGCAGGAGCAGCGGCACCCGGCCGACCCGGACCTGCCAGATCTGGGCGGCGAGGGTGCGCCCGCCGGGCAGCGCGAGGGTGATGGTGGCGAGGGCGCCGTCCGGCTCGGTGAGTGGGGTCAGCGGCAGCTCGTGCGGGTCGATGACCGGATAGTGCTCCTGCTGCCAGCCGTCGGGCGACAGGCTCTGGCGGAAGTACCCGTGCCGGTAGAGCAGGCCGACGCCGATCAGCGGGGCGCCGAGGTCGCTGGCGGCCTTGAGGTGGTCGCCGGCGAGGATGCCCAGGCCGCCGGAGTACTGCGGGAGGGCGGCGGTGATGCCGAACTCGGGCGAGAAATACGCCACGGCGCGGGGGAGTTCGCCGCCGGCGGCGGCATCGGCCCGCTGGTACCAGCGGGGCTCGGTCAGATAGTCGCGCAGGTCGCCGATGGCCACGCCCAGGCGGCGCAGGAAGCCGCGGTCGGCGGCCAGGCCGGCCAGCCGGTCGGCGGAGACGGAGCCCAGCAGACGGACCGGGTCCTCGCCGCACGCCTGCCAGCTGTCGGGGTCGACGGACCTCAGCAGCTCGCGGGTCTCGGGATGCCAGGACCAGCGCAGGTTGAACGCCAGCTCCTGGAGGGGTCGGAGGGGGTCGGGGAGAACGGGGCGAACGGAGAAGCGACGGATGGCCTTCACGCTGACGACCGTAGCCGGGCCCCGGGGCCGGAGGCGGCGGATTCCAGCCGATTCAGCTGGATTCCCACCGGTAAACCACCCCCGGGGACCACCCGTCACATGGTCACCGCCTCCTCGCCGCCGGCCGGCCCTGGCGCGTCGTGCAGGACGCGCGGGGCCAGCTCGGTGCTGGGCCGGATGGTGCCGTCGGCGATCTCGGCGGCGAAGTGGCAGGCCACCCGGTGTCCGCCGCCGATGTCGGTCAGCTCGGGACGCTCGGTGTCGCAGCGCTCCGCCTGCCGCCACGGGCAGCGGGTGTGGAAGCGGCAGCCGGGCGGCGGACTGGCCGGGGACGGCAGGTCGCCGCGGAGCAGGATGCGCTCGCGGCTGTCCTCCAGCTCCGGGTCGGGCACGGGGACGGCCGACATCAGCGCCCGGGTGTACGGGTGGCGGGGCTCGGCGTACAGCGTGTCGCTGTCGGCCTCCTCCACCAGCGCGCCCAGGTACATCACCCCGATGCGGTCGGAGATGTGCCGGACTACGGCCAGGTCGTGGGCGATGACGACATAGGTCAGGCCGAGGGAGTCCTGGAGCTCCTCCAGCAGGTTGATCACCTGGGCCTGGATGGAGACGTCCAGGGCGGAGACCGGCTCGTCGCAGATGATGAGGTCCGGCTCCAGGACGAGCGCGCGGGCGATACCGATGCGCTGCCGCTGACCGCCGGAGAACTCGTGGGGGTAACGGGACAGCGCTCCGGTGGGCAGGCCGACCCGGTCCATGATCTCGGCGATCTTGGCGCGGCGGGCCGCCCGGTCGGCGCCGAGCCCATGGGCGGCCATGCCCTCGGTGAGGATGGATTCGATGTTCTGCCGGGGATTGAGGCTGCCCAGCGGGTCCTGGAAGATCATCTGGAGGCGGCGCCGGGAGCGGCGCATCTCCTCGTCCGGCAGCCCGGCCAGATCGGTGCCGTCGAAGACGACGCGGCCCGAGGTGATGTCGTTCAGCCGCAGGATCGCCCGGCCGAGGGTGGTCTTGCCGCAGCCGGACTCGCCGACCAAGCCGTAGGTCTGCCCGGCCTCGACGGACAGCGAGACGCCGTCGACCGCGTAGACGTACCCGACGGTGCGGTCGAAGAACACCCCGCGCTTGACCGGGAAGTGGACCTTCACATCGTCCAGTTCGAGCAGGCTCATGCGGACTCCTCCCCCTTCTTGAGCACCGTCTCGGGCGCCGCCGTGTTCGCCGCCGTGTTCGCCGCGGTGTCCGTGTGGGGGACCTCGTTGAGCACGGGGTTCACACAGCGGACCTGGTGGCCCCCGGTGGCGCGGGGCAGGGCGGTCAGCTCCGGTGTCCCGCCCAGGCACTCCAGGGTGTAGTGGTCGCAGCGGGGGGCGAACGCGCAGCCGTCGGCCCAGGCCAGGCGGTCGTTGATGGAGCCCCGGATCGGGCTGAGCCGCTCGCCGCGCGGCGCGTCCAGGCGCGGGATGGAGCCGAGCAGCCCGTAGGTGTACGGGTGCGCGGGGGCGGCGAACAGCGGGCGCCGGCCGGCGGCCTCGACCACTTTGCCCGCGTAGAGCACGTTGACGGAGTCGCAGATCCCCGCGACGACCCCGAGGTCGTGGGTGATCATCAGCAGCGCGGTGCCCTGGTCGTCGACCAGCTCCTTGAGCAGCTCCAGGATCTGCGCCTGGATGGTCACGTCGAGAGCCGTGGTCGGCTCGTCGGCGATCAGCAGGCGCGGGGCGCAGGCGACGGCCATCGCGATGAGGGCGCGCTGCCGCATGCCGCCGGAGAGCTGGTGCGGGTACTCCTTGAGGCGGCGGGTGGGATCGGGGATGCCGACCCGGTCCAGCAGGTGCGCCGCCTCGACACGGGCGGCCGAGCCGCGCAGGCCCCGGTGGCGGGTGAGGATCTCCGTGACCTGGACGCCGATGGGGACGACCGGGTTGAGGGAGGAGAGCGGGTCCTGGAAGATCATCGCGAGTCGCGTGCCGCGCAGGTCGCGGAGGGCGGACCGGCCCAGGGCCAGCAGGTCGACGGGCTCGGTGGCCTCCGGGTCCGAGCCGGAGCCCGAGCGCCGGAACATCGCCCGGCCGCCGACCCGCACGCCCCGCTGGGGCAGCAGACCCATCAGCGCGAGCGAGGTGACGCTCTTGCCGCAGCCCGATTCGCCGACCAGGCCGACGACCTCGCCCTCATCGACGGTGAAGGAGACGCCGGAGACGGCGTCCGAGGCGCCCCGGCCGCTGTGCCCGGCGAAGGTGACCGTCAGTTCTTCCACGGAAAGCAGGGTCATGGCGCATCAGCCTCGCAACTTCGGGTCGAGTGCTTCCCGCATGGCCTCGCCGAGCAGGGTGAAGCCGAGGGCGGTGACGATGATGCCCAGGGCCGGGCAGACGGCCATCAGCGACGCCTGGTCGAGGAGGTCCTCCGGCACGAAGAACCGCTCGGCCTGGGCGAGCATGACGCCCCACTCCGGCTGCGAGGCGTCGGGGTTGCCCAGGCCCAGGTACGACAGCGCCGCCGCCTCGATGATGGCGGTGGCCAGCGCGAGCGTGGTCTGCACGATGACCGGGCCGAGGGAGTTGGGCAGCACGTGGGCGAGCACGATGCGGCGGCGCCGCACGCCCAGGGCGCGGGCGGCCAGCACGTAGTCGGCGTTGGCCTGGGCGAGCATCGAGCCGCGCAGCAGCCGGGCGAAGACCGGGATCTGCACGACGCCGACCGCGATCATGACGGTGGACAGGCTCTGTCCCATGACGGCGGCGATGCTGACCGCGAGGAGCAGTGAGGGCAGCGCCAGCAGCATGTCGACACCGCGCATCAGCACGGTGTCGACGCCGCGTCCGGACCGGCCGCCGAAGGCGAGGGCGGCTCCGGAGACGCCGCCGATGAGCGCCCCGACGGCGAGGCCGATGACGGTGGAGACCACGCCGACGAGCAGGGTCTGCCGGGCGCCCACGAGCAGCCGGGAGAGCTGGTCACGGCCGAGGTGGTCCAGGCCGAGCCAGTTCTCCGAGCGGGGGCCGACGAAGATCGCCCGGTTGACGAAGACCTCGTCGCGCCAGCTCTGCGCGGTGGGGTCATGCGGGGCGATCCAGGGGCCGATGACGGCGATCACGACGAACAGCGCGATGACGCTCGCGCCGATGAGGGCCATCTTGCTGGTGCGCAGCCGGCGCAGCGCCTCGACCCACAGGCTGGCGCCGGCGGTGGTGTCGCGCCGCGCGGTCAGCTCGGCGAGGCGGTCCAGCTTCTCCGTCCTGGCGGTCATCAGTTCACCCGCACTCTCGGGTCGATGAGGCTGTAGGCCACGTCGACCATCAGGTTGATGAGGACGTACAGGAGGGCGATGAGCAGGATGAAGCCCATCAGCGTCGGGTAGTCGCGGGCGTCGATGCCCTCCGCGATGAACCGGCCGATGCCGCCGAACGCGAAGACCGACTCGGTGAGCACCGCGCCCGACAGCAGGCTGCCGGTGAGCAGGCCGATCGTGGTGACGACGGGCAGCAGGGCGTTGCGCAGCACGTGTCTGCCGCGCACCGTGCGCTGTTTGAGGCCCTTGGACTCGGCGGTGCGGACGTAGTCCTCGGTGAGCACCTCCAGGACGCTGGCGCGGGTGATGCGGACGATGACGGCCAGCGGGATGGAGGCGAGGGCGACGCCGGGCAGGACCAGGTGTCGCACGGCGTCCCAGGACGCGTCCCACTCGCCGGTGAGCAGGCCGTCCAGGACGTAGAAGCCGGTGATCTCGGTGGCGTCGATGCCGGTGCTCTGCCGTCCGGTGCTCGGCAGCCAGCCGAGGTTGACGGCGAAGACCGCCTTGAGGATCAGGGCGAAGAAGAAGACCGGGATGCACACACCGATCAGCGATCCGGAGACGGCGCCGGCGTCGAGCCAGCTGCCGCGCCTGCGGGCCGCGAAGTAGCCGAGCGGGATGCCCACGACGACGGCGATGAGCATGGCGGTCAGGGCGAGTTCGACGGTGGCGGGGAAGCGCTGGGTGAACTCCTCCCACACCGGGCGGCTGGTCTGGGTCGAGGTGCCCAGGTCGAGCCGGGCCAGCCGCTCGATCCAGCGGCCGTACTGGACCCACAGCGGCTCGTCGAGGCCGAGCGCGGCCTCGATCTGCCGCCGGTCGGCCTCGGTGGCGCGCTCGCCCAGCAGCGCGGAGGCCGGTCCGCCGGGCAGCCGGTGGATCCAGAGGAACAGAAGCACCGTCAGGCCCAGCAGTGTGGGTATGAGCTGGAGCAGCCTGCGAACGATGAGACGGAGCACCGAGGGGCTCCCCTTTCTGTCTGCCGGGATCAGGGGTCCGCCCGGCCACGGGGTGCCGTGGCCGGGCGGATCGATCCAGGGGCCCGCTTGTGCCGACTACGTGAAGGAGACCTCGGCGAAGTTCTCCTGGGTCAGCGGCGAGACCGTCGGGGGGTTGACGTCCGGCGCGAACGCGATGGACGGCGGCGAGCTGGAGATCGGCACGCCCGGCAGGAAGTCCATGACGTACTCGTTGATCTCCTGGTAGAGGCCGACGCGCGTCTCCACGTCCGGCTCGGCCGAGGCCGCCGCCATCATGTCGAAGAGCTCCTCGTTCTCGAAGCCCCACTCCTTCTGATAGCCGGCGAACCAGGTGCCCAGGAAGTTGTAGGCGTCGTTGAAGTCGCCGGTCCAGCCGAGGAGGTAGATGTCGCAGCCGCCGTCGCGGGTGGTCTCCGTGTAGTCCGGGTTCCACTTGAGGGGCACCGGGTTGACGGCGACGCCGGCCTCTTCCAGGTCGGAGCGGAGCAGCTCGTAGATGTCGGCCGGGGCCGGCATGTACGGGCGGGTCACCTCGGTCGGGTAGCAGAAGTCGACCGCGAGGTCCTCCTGCCCGGCGTCGGCCAGCAGCTCACGGGCCAGCTCCGGGTCGTGCTCGTAGGTGGTGACGTCCTCGGAGAACCCGTCGACGGTGTCCGGCACGAACTGGGTGGCGACGACGCCGCCGTCGGGGAGCTGGGTGTTGACGATGTTCTCCCGGTCGATGGCGTGCGCGATGGCCTGGCGCACCTCCAGCTCGCCGAGCGCCTCGTTGCTGTCCTGCGTGATGCCGAGGTACAGGAGGTTGAACACGTCACGGGTCGGGACCTGGAAGCCGTCCTCCTCCAGCGCCGCGACGTCGGCGGGCGCGACCAGGTCGTAGCCGTGGATGTCGCCGGCCTGAAGGGCCTGGCGGCGGGCATCCTCCTCCGGGATGGTCCGGAAGACGAGCTCGTCGACGCCGGCGGCCTCACCCCAGTAGTCGCCGAACCGGGTCAGGGTGATCTCGCCGTTGCCCTTGTTCCAGTCGGTGATCTCGAACGGGCCGGTGCCGAAGGCCGTGCCGGCCTCCTGGCTGTAGTCGGGGAAGGTGATGTTCTCGCCCTCGCCGCTGGCCTCGTCCGCCGCGTACGCCTCCAGGGACTTCGGGGAGTGGATGCCGAACGCCTGGAGCGAGAAGCCGCCCGGGTAGTTGGCCGACGGCTCGGCGACCTCGATCACGGCGGTCAGGTCGTCGGGGGCCTCGCAGCCCACGTAGTTGGGGTCGGGCGTCTCTTCGCTCTCGTTCTCCGCGAAGCCGCCGAAGACGGTCTGCCAGTAGTAGGAGAGCGTGGTGTTCTGGTACGTCCCGCTCCAGTTGTACCAGCGGTCGAAGTTCGCGCAGATCACCTCGCCGGTCAGCTCCTCGCCGTCGTGGAACGTCACGCCGTCGCGGAGGTTGAACGTCCACTCGGTGCCCTCGGGGTTGCTCTCCCAGGTCTCCGCGAGTCCGCCGACCAGCTCGGTGCCGCCCGGTTCGTGGTCGAGCAGCGTCTCGAACGCCTGCCGGGTGACCCGGAAGGTCTCTCCGTCGCTGGCCAGTCCGGGGTCCAGGGATGCCGGGTCGCCGGCGGCGCCGAAGACGAACGTCTCGGAGTCGCCCCCGGAGCCGTCGTCGTCCCGGTCGCTGGCGCAACCGGTCACGATGAGCCCGATCGTGAGAACAGCCGCGAACATCTTCGCGGCCCTGGGTCTAGCTATGCGCATCGTCCACCTCAGGGGGTTGGCGGTGGTAAAGGCGGTTCGGTGGACGGCACATTACTGCGCAGGTACATAGCTGTGAACCGCATACCGGACGGCGATACCGAGCTGAGACTCGCCCAATTTACACGGATAAATAGCCGCGATCCAGGGTGAATTGACGATCTGTCAGCGGGCGCGCGGATCACCGCAACCTCACGCGCATCACGCGGCAACACGCGCGTGACATTCGGACGGCGCCCGTCCGGGGCGCTCACTGTTGGCGATGGCACATCGGGACGGCCCGCCGGGGGCATGACCCGCGCCGGAGGGGGCAAGCGGGCATGGGACATCGCGTTCCAGCCGCTATTCGGACGTGTGTCCGTGACATCAACCGCGCAACCGACGATTTCCTGACTAGATACGAGGAGGACACTCGCAACCGGATTGTCCGGGCCGCCTTCCGTGGGCAGACTTGGCCGAGGGCACCCCCACCCGAGTGAACGCGCATCGGAGGGGCCATGCCCGGCACCAGCCACTCAGTGACCAAGCGGCTACAAAGGACGGATTCCCGCACAATGGGGGAACACTCCCTCATTGACGGAAATGACCCACCATCGACGCAGTCAGGTGATCCCCTCATGATCGGTCGTATCCCCGTCCTCGACGTCCAGCCGAGCGTTGACTGCGGACGCCGCCCGGCCAAGGCGGTGCCGGGAGAGACGTTCCTGGTCACGGCCACCGTCTTCCGCGAGGGCGCGGACGCGGTGGGCGCCAATGTGGTGTTGCGGGACCCCAACGGGCGCGGCGGATCGTGGACTCCGATGCGGGAGCTGGCGCCCGGCACCGACCGCTGGGGCGCCGAGGTGACACCGGACAGCGAGGGCCGCTGGACATTCGCCGTGGAGGCGTGGGCCGACCCGGTCAGCACCTGGCGGCGGCGGGCCCAGATCAAGGTGCCGGCGGGCGCGGACGTGGAGTTGACGCTCATCGAGGGCGCGGCGCTGTTGCGCCAGGCCGCCGCGGGCGTGCCCAAGAGCGACGGCAAGGACGCCGTGCTGACCGCCGCCGACGCGCTGCTGGACGAAGCGGTGCCCGGCACCGCCCGGCTGGCCGCCGCCCTCACGTCCGAGGTGACCGAGGTCCTGCGCCGCCACCCGCTGCGCGAACTGCTCACCGCCTCGCGGCCGATGCCGCTGCTGGTGGAGCGCGAGCGGGCGCTGTTCGGCTCCTGGTACGAGATGTTCCCGCGCTCGGAGGGCGCCGAGCCACGAGCGGGCGCGGCGCCGGTCTCCGGCACGTTCCGCACGGCCGCCGAGCGGCTGCCCGCGATCGCCGCGATGGGCTTCGACGTCGTGTACCTGCCGCCCGTCCACCCCATCGGCACCTCCTTCCGCAAGGGGCCGGACGGCGTCGTCTCCAGCGACCCGCACGACGTCGGCTCGCCGTGGGCCATCGGCTCGCCCGAGGGCGGCCACGACGCGATCCATCCGGAGCTGGGCACCCTGGAGGACTTCGACCGGTTCGTGGCGGCGGCCAGGGAGCTGGGGATGGAGATCGCCCTGGACTTCGCCCTCCAGTGCAGCCCGGACCATCCGTGGGTGACGGAGCACCCCGAGTGGTTCACCCAGCGCGCGGACGGGACGATCGCGTACGCGGAGAACCCGCCGAAGAAGTACCAGGACATCTACCCGATCTCCTTCGAACAGGACTTCCGCGGCCTGGTGACCGAGACGCTGCGCGTGCTGCGCTTCTGGATGGCGCACGGGGTGCGGATCTTCCGGGTGGACAACCCGCACACCAAGCCGGTGGTCTTCTGGGAGAAGGTCATCGCCGAGATCAACCGCACCGATCCCGATGTGATCTTCCTGGCCGAGGCGTTCACCCGGCCCGCGATGATGCACACGCTGGCGCAGGTCGGCTTCCAGCAGTCCTACACCTATTTCACCTGGCGCAACTCCCGGCACGAGCTGACCGAGTACCTCACGGAGCTGAGCGGTCCGGCCGCCGCCTACATGCGGCCGAATCTCTTCGTCAACACGCCCGACATCCTGCATGCCTATCTTCAGAACGGTGGCCGGGCGGCGTTCGAGATCCGCGCGGTTCTCGCCGCGACTCTTTCACCGACCTGGGGCATGTATGCGGGGTACGAGCTGTGCGAAGGCACTCCCGCCGCGCCCGGGAGCGAAGAGTACCTGCACTCCGAGAAGTTCGAGCTCCGGCCGCGGGACTGGACGGGGGCCGACGCCGAAGGGCGTAGCATCACCCCGCTCATCAGGACCCTCAATGCCCTCCGGCGCAGCCATCCCGCCCTTCAACAGCTTCGCGATCTGCACTTTCACCGCACGAACAACGACCACATCCTTGCCTACTCGAAGCGCAGGCGGACACCCGACGCCGACCTCGTTCTCATCGTGGTCAACCTCGATCCACACCACACCCACGAAGCGACGGTGTCGTTGGACATGGAGCAACTCCAGGGGTGCGGCCTCACCACCGCGCAGGAAAGTGGCGCCGAGCCCTTTCCGGTGTGCGACGAGCTCACCGGAGCGACCTACTACTGGGGCAGGGACAACTATGTGCGGCTTGAGCCGGGCCGTGCGGATGCGTACGCCTCTTCCGCCCACATCTTGGCCCTGCGACCGTCCTCACAGACCGGAGGGTCACCCAAACCATGAGCGTCAATGAGCCGGTCCCCGATAAATTCGAGGACACGCCAGCCCGCGATCGCGACCCCGAGTGGTTCAAGCGCGCGGTCTTCTACGAAGTTCTCGTCCGATCCTTCCAGGACAGCAACGGAGACGGAATCGGCGATCTGAAGGGCATCACCGCCCGGCTGGACTATCTGCAGTGGCTCGGGGTCGACTGCCTGTGGCTTCCGCCGTTCTTCAAGTCCCCGATGCGCGACGGCGGATACGACGTGTCCGACTACGCCGACGTGCATCCCCACTTCGGCGATCTCGCGGATTTCGTGGAGTTCGTCGACGCCGCGCACCAGCGCGGCATGCGGGTCATCATCGACTTCGTCATGAACCACACCAGCGACCAGCACCACTGGTTCCAGGAGTCGCGAAGGGATCCCGACGGCCCGTACGGCGACTACTACGTGTGGGCCGATGACGACAAGCAGTACGCGGACGCGCGGATCATCTTCATCGACACCGAGTCGTCCAACTGGGCCTTCGACCCGGTCCGCAAGCAGTACTACTTCCACCGGTTCTTCTCGCACCAGCCGGATCTGAACTACGAGAGCCCGGCCGTGCAGAAGGAGATCATCTCCGCGCTGAAGTTCTGGCTCGACCTCGGGATCGACGGGTTCCGGCTCGACGCCGTGCCGTATCTGTACGCCGAGGAGGGAACCAACTGCGAAAACCTTCCCGCGACCCATGCCTTCCTGAAGCGGGTCCGCACGGAGATCGACGCGCACTACCCGGACACCGTGCTGCTGGCTGAGGCGAACCAGTGGCCCGAGGACGTCGTGGACTACTTCGGGGAGTTCGACGAGGGCGGCGACGAGTGCCACATGGCGTTCCACTTCCCCGTGATGCCGCGCATCTTCATGGCGGTGCGCCGCGAGTCGCGCTACCCGGTCTCGGAAATCCTGGCCAAGACCCCGGCGATCCCGGCGGGCTGCCAGTGGGGCATCTTCCTGCGCAACCACGACGAGCTGACCCTGGAGATGGTCACCGACGAGGAGCGCGACTACATGTACGCGGAGTACGCCAAGGATCCGCGGATGCGCGCCAATATCGGCATCAGACGCCGGCTGGCGCCGCTGCTGGACAACGACCGCAACCAG
Above is a window of Streptomyces sp. NBC_01803 DNA encoding:
- the glgP gene encoding alpha-glucan family phosphorylase; this translates as MKAIRRFSVRPVLPDPLRPLQELAFNLRWSWHPETRELLRSVDPDSWQACGEDPVRLLGSVSADRLAGLAADRGFLRRLGVAIGDLRDYLTEPRWYQRADAAAGGELPRAVAYFSPEFGITAALPQYSGGLGILAGDHLKAASDLGAPLIGVGLLYRHGYFRQSLSPDGWQQEHYPVIDPHELPLTPLTEPDGALATITLALPGGRTLAAQIWQVRVGRVPLLLLDSAVAENGPAERDVTDRLYGGGSEHRLLQEMLLGIGGMRAVRSFCRITGHAPPEVCHMNEGHAGFLGPERIRELGETGTGFDAALWAVRAGTVFTTHTPVPAGIDRFPEDLVARHFGEGGELSRLDLQALLGLGREAAAEGQPPQFNMAVLGLRTAQRANGVSHLHGNVSRGMFAGLWPGFDPSEAPIGSVTNGVHAPTWTADAMRRAREGTLSDAELWELRRTLREQLVHEVRARLRASWRQRGAGQAELGWVDDVLDPDVLTVGFARRVPSYKRLTLMLRDRKRLKSLLLHPERPVQIVVAGKAHPADDGGKRLIQELVRFADDPAIRHRLVFLPDYGMAMARSLYAGCDVWLNNPLRPLEACGTSGMKAALNGCLNLSVRDGWWDEWFDPDFGWEIPTADGLAAAEPDRRDAIEAAALYTLLDEQVAPRFYDRGLTGSGLPTRWLEMVRATLDRLGPRVLADRMLREYITELYAPAALAHRAMTPEAAQELADFAARVRHAWPRLAVEHVETGNEPPTLGGSVSLRVRVALGDLDPSSVEVQAVIGRVDGDDTLADPSYVPLKPQNGPDLAGRWTFEGELTLDRPGPFGYTVRALPSHPLLAHRAELGLVTLPGEEAALESSGVLFR
- a CDS encoding ABC transporter permease; its protein translation is MTARTEKLDRLAELTARRDTTAGASLWVEALRRLRTSKMALIGASVIALFVVIAVIGPWIAPHDPTAQSWRDEVFVNRAIFVGPRSENWLGLDHLGRDQLSRLLVGARQTLLVGVVSTVIGLAVGALIGGVSGAALAFGGRSGRGVDTVLMRGVDMLLALPSLLLAVSIAAVMGQSLSTVMIAVGVVQIPVFARLLRGSMLAQANADYVLAARALGVRRRRIVLAHVLPNSLGPVIVQTTLALATAIIEAAALSYLGLGNPDASQPEWGVMLAQAERFFVPEDLLDQASLMAVCPALGIIVTALGFTLLGEAMREALDPKLRG
- a CDS encoding ABC transporter ATP-binding protein — protein: MSLLELDDVKVHFPVKRGVFFDRTVGYVYAVDGVSLSVEAGQTYGLVGESGCGKTTLGRAILRLNDITSGRVVFDGTDLAGLPDEEMRRSRRRLQMIFQDPLGSLNPRQNIESILTEGMAAHGLGADRAARRAKIAEIMDRVGLPTGALSRYPHEFSGGQRQRIGIARALVLEPDLIICDEPVSALDVSIQAQVINLLEELQDSLGLTYVVIAHDLAVVRHISDRIGVMYLGALVEEADSDTLYAEPRHPYTRALMSAVPVPDPELEDSRERILLRGDLPSPASPPPGCRFHTRCPWRQAERCDTERPELTDIGGGHRVACHFAAEIADGTIRPSTELAPRVLHDAPGPAGGEEAVTM
- a CDS encoding ABC transporter permease, which gives rise to MLRLIVRRLLQLIPTLLGLTVLLFLWIHRLPGGPASALLGERATEADRRQIEAALGLDEPLWVQYGRWIERLARLDLGTSTQTSRPVWEEFTQRFPATVELALTAMLIAVVVGIPLGYFAARRRGSWLDAGAVSGSLIGVCIPVFFFALILKAVFAVNLGWLPSTGRQSTGIDATEITGFYVLDGLLTGEWDASWDAVRHLVLPGVALASIPLAVIVRITRASVLEVLTEDYVRTAESKGLKQRTVRGRHVLRNALLPVVTTIGLLTGSLLSGAVLTESVFAFGGIGRFIAEGIDARDYPTLMGFILLIALLYVLINLMVDVAYSLIDPRVRVN
- a CDS encoding ABC transporter ATP-binding protein — its product is MTLLSVEELTVTFAGHSGRGASDAVSGVSFTVDEGEVVGLVGESGCGKSVTSLALMGLLPQRGVRVGGRAMFRRSGSGSDPEATEPVDLLALGRSALRDLRGTRLAMIFQDPLSSLNPVVPIGVQVTEILTRHRGLRGSAARVEAAHLLDRVGIPDPTRRLKEYPHQLSGGMRQRALIAMAVACAPRLLIADEPTTALDVTIQAQILELLKELVDDQGTALLMITHDLGVVAGICDSVNVLYAGKVVEAAGRRPLFAAPAHPYTYGLLGSIPRLDAPRGERLSPIRGSINDRLAWADGCAFAPRCDHYTLECLGGTPELTALPRATGGHQVRCVNPVLNEVPHTDTAANTAANTAAPETVLKKGEESA